In Cottoperca gobio chromosome 1, fCotGob3.1, whole genome shotgun sequence, a genomic segment contains:
- the LOC115025308 gene encoding NACHT, LRR and PYD domains-containing protein 12-like isoform X1 has protein sequence MMAEDLLNALEDLRDDEFKDFIWHLQQPDILENCQTIKVSKLEKAERRDTVDLMVNTYKLHGALKVTKEVLKKINRNDLVQSLSDASSGSEVSVNVDDVGETSEIRRASFLQSKHVIVPVPEPQPISYYQHLLQSHLQDKFMCAQEGWAQKKDEQRLDDIYTELYITAGGDVHINTQHEVRQIETVVKPAGTEKPIKPSDMFKLPSGRYKPIRTVLTSGIAGIGKTFLVHKFVLDWAEGRANQDVHLIFPFSFRQLNLWKGETLCLAELIHECIRETRDINIEALNHIFTTLQSSGNTNYDKSKFKLLFVLDGLDESRLHLDCSTSENQAINFDVTSSTSVDVLLTKLIKKKLLPSARLWITTRPAAANQIHSDFVDMGTEVRGFTDPQKEEYFRKRFRDEEKASRIISHIKTSRTLHIMCYIPVFCWITATVLEDVLKTREAGELPKTLTEMYSEFLVFQIHQTKEKYDQNKCTQYIKSLAKLAFSQLEKGNLIFYEKDLKESGINISGAAVCSGVFTEIFKEERGRKKDEGKMFSFVHLSVQEFLAAFYVERAVINKNKNMMCEPGQSFVKHVRMVFSKRSMTEVHIFAIDKALQSPNGHLDLFLRFLLGLSLQTNQTVLRELMKNKRSSETNQETVEYIKKKISENLSPERSINLFHCLNELNDRSLVEEIQQYLSSEGLSTDKLCPAQWSALVFISLSSENDLDVFDLKKYSASEEALLRLLPVVKASYKALLRGCNLSERSCEALSSVLSSKSCSVRELDMSNNKLKDSGVKMLSAALESPNCALEILRLSQSRLTEKCCQELSSALSSESSRLRELDLSNNKLQDSGVKLLSAALESPHCTLDTLRLSGCTLSERSCESLSSVLSSQSSNLRELDLSNNDLQDSGVKLLAAGLESPHCTLVTLRLGHTRLTKKCCQEFVSVLSSRSSSLREVDLSNNDLQDSGVKLLSAGLESLHCTLETFRLSGCLITEEGCTSLASALRSNPSHLRELDLSYNYPGDAGVKLLSAALEDPHWTLDTLRLEHGGEQRLKPGLGKYACELTLDTNTVNRNLKLSKNNRKMTAVTEEQPYPYHPDRFDYWPQLMCKNGLTGRCYWEVEWSGRVDVSVTLIGIRRSGNRSHCRFGNNDHSWSLVCSDVNGYSVWHNKRSAYLPFPFSSSNRVAVYVDCPAGSLSFYRVSSDTLIHLYTFNTTFTEPLYAGFGFGLGLLSCSPSASLCSP, from the exons ATGATGGCAGAGGACCTTTTGAACGCTCTGGAGGATTTGAGAGACGATGAATTCAAGGACTTCATCTGGCATCTGCAGCAGCCTGACATCCTGGAAAACTGTCAAACCATCAAAGTGTCCAAGCTGGAGAAAGCAGAAAGGCGGGACACAGTGGATCTGATGGTGAACACCTATAAACTTCATGGAGCTCTGAAGGTGACCAAGGAGGTTTTAAAAAAGATCAACAGGAATGATCTGGTGCAGAGTCTGTCAGACGCCAGCTCCGGCTCAGAAG TGTCAGTGAATGTCGATGATGTTGGAGAGACTTCAGAGATCAGACGGGCTTCCTTCCTTCAGAGCAAAC ATGTGATTGTTCCAGTACCAGAGCCACAACCCATCTCATATTACCAACACTTGCTTCAGTCACACCTCCAGGATAAGTTTATGTGTGCACAAGAGGGTTGGGCACAGAAGAAGGATGAGCAACGTCTTGATGATATCTACACAGAGCTGTACATCACAGCAGGGGGTGACgtacacatcaacacacagcaTGAGGTCAGGCAGATTGAGACAGTGGTGAAGCCAGCAGGAACCGAGAAACCAATTAAACCCAGTGACATGTTCAAACTCCCCTCCGGAAGATATAAACCCATAAGAACAGTGCTGACCAGTGGAATTGCAGGAATTGGGAAAACATTTCTTGTGCACAAGTTTGTGTTGGACTGGGCTGAAGGAAGAGCCAATCAAGATGTGCATCTCATTTTCCCTTTCAGCTTCCGCCAGCTGAATTTATGGAAGGGAGAAACATTGTGTTTGGCAGAGCTCATTCATGAATGCATAAGGGAAACCAGAGACATCAATATAGAAGCTCTTAATCACATTTTTACAACTCTACAGTCATCAGGAAACACCAACTATGACAAGAGCAAATTCaaacttctgtttgttttggatggACTGGATGAGAGCCGCCTTCATCTGGACTGCTCTACCAGTGAAAATCAGGCAATTAACTTTGATGTGACATCGTCGACCTCAGTggatgtgctgctgacaaagctgATCAAGAAGAAACTGCTTCCCTCTGCTCGCCTCTGGATAACCACACGAcctgcagcagccaatcagatccATTCTGATTTTGTTGACATGGGGACGGAGGTCAGAGGGTTCACTGACCCACAGAAGGAGGAGTACTTCAGGAAGAGATTCAGAGATGAGGAGAAGGCCAGCAGAATCATCTCCCACATCAAGACATCACGTACCCTCCACATCATGTGCTACATCCCAgtcttctgctggatcactGCCACAGTTCTGGAGGATGTGTTGAAAACCAGAGAGGCAGGAGAGCTGCCCAAGACCCTGACTGAGATGTATTCAGAATTCTTGGTCTTTCAGATTCATCAGACAAAAGAGAAGTATGACCAAAACAAGTGTACTCAGTACATTAAGTCATTAGCAAAACTAGCTTTCAGCCAGTTGGAAAAGGGCAACCTGATCTTCTACGAGAAAGATCTCAAAGAGAGTGGCATTAATATCAGCGGAGCTGCGGTGTGCTCAGGAGTGTTCACAGAGATCTTCAAAGAGGAACGTGGGAGGAAGAAGGATGAAGGCAAGATGTTCAGCTTCGTCCATCTCAGTGTTCAGGAGTTTTTAGCGGCTTTCTATGTAGAGAGGGCCGTcattaacaaaaacaagaatatgaTGTGCGAGCCAGGGCAAAGTTTTGTCAAACATGTGCGGATGGTTTTCAGCAAAAGATCTATGACAGAGGTCCACATATTTGCTATTGACAAGGCCTTGCAGAGTCCAAATGGACACCTGGACCTGTTTCTCCGATTCCTCCTGGGTCTTTCTCTGCAGACCAATCAGACTGTCCTACGAGaactaatgaaaaataaaagaagctcAGAGACCAATCAGGAAACAGTCGAGTACATCAAGAAGAAGATCAGTGAGAATCTGTCTCCAGAGAGAAGCATCAATCTGTTTCACTGTCTGAATGAACTGAATGATCGTTCTCTGGTGGAGGAGATCCAACAGTACCTGAGTTCAGAAGGTCTTTCCACAGATAAACTGTGTCCTGCTCAGTGGTCAGCTCTGGTGTTCATCTCACTGTCATCAGAAAACGATCTGGATGTGTTTGAcctgaagaaatactctgcttcGGAGGAGGCTCTTCTGAGGCTGCTGCCAGTGGTCAAAGCCTCCTACAAAGCTCT GCTGAGAGGCTGTAATCTGtcagagagaagctgtgaaGCTCTTTCTTCAGTTCTAAGCTCCAAGTCCTGTAGTGTGAGAGAGCTGGACATGAGTAACAACAAACTGAAGGATTCAGGAGTGAAGATGCTCTCTGCTGCACTGGAGAGCCCAAACTGTGCACTGGAGATTCTCAG GTTGAGTCAATCCAGGCTTACAGAGAAATGCTGTCAGGAGCTTTCATCAGCTCTCAGCTCTGAGTCTTCTCGTCTGAGAGAGTTGGACCTGAGTAACAACAAACTGCAGGATTCAGGAGTTAAGTTGCTCTCTGCTGCACTGGAGAGTCCACACTGTACCCTGGACACTCTCAG GCTAAGTGGCTGTACTCTGtcagagagaagctgtgaaTCTCTGTCATCAGTTCTCAGCTCCCAGTCCTCTAAtttgagagagctggacctgagtaACAACGACCTGCAGGATTCAGGAGTGAAACTGCTCGCTGCTGGATTGGAGAGTCCACACTGTACATTGGTAACTCTCAG GTTGGGTCATACCAGACTCACAAAGAAATGCTGTCAGGAGTTTGTATCAGTTTTAAGCTCTCGGTCCTCTAGTCTGAGAGAGGTGGACCTCAGTAACAACGACCTGCAGGATTCAGGAGTgaagctgctctctgctggattGGAGAGTCTACACTGTACGCTGGAAACTTTCAGGCTGTCAGGCTGTCTGATCACAGAGGAAGGCTGTACTTCTCTGGCCTCAGCTCTGAGATCCAACCCCTcccatctgagagagctggacctgagctACAATTATCCAGGAGACGCAGGAGTtaagctgctgtctgctgcactGGAGGATCCACACTGGACACTGGATACTCTCAG GTTGGAACATGGTGGAGAACAGAGGTTGAAACCAGGTCTGGggaagt aTGCCTGTGAACTcacactggacacaaacacagtaaacagGAACCTCAAACTGTCTAAGAACAACAGGAAGATGACAGCAGTGACAGAGGAGCAACCATATCCTTATCATCCAGACAGATTTGATTACTGGCCTCAGCTGATGTGTAAAAATGGTCTGACTGGTCGCTGTTACTGGGAGGTCGAGTGGAGTGGAAGGGTTGATGTATCAGTGACTCTCATTGGAATTAGAAGGAGCGGAAACAGATCTCACTGCAGGTTTGGAAATAATGATCATTCCTGGAGTCTGGTATGCTCTGATGTTAATGGTTACTCTGTCTGGCACAACAAGAGAAGTGCATACCTCCCTTTCCCATTCTCCTCCTCTAACAGAGTAGCAGTGTATGTGGACTGTCCTGCTGGCAGTCTGTCCTTCTACAGAGTCTCTTCTGACACACTGATCCACCTCTACACCTTCAACACCACATTCACTGAACCTCTTTATGCTGGGTTTGGGTTTGGGCTTGGGTTATTGTCATGTAGTCCCTCAGCCTCTCTGTGTTCACCGTAG
- the LOC115025308 gene encoding NACHT, LRR and PYD domains-containing protein 3-like isoform X2, with translation MMAEDLLNALEDLRDDEFKDFIWHLQQPDILENCQTIKVSKLEKAERRDTVDLMVNTYKLHGALKVTKEVLKKINRNDLVQSLSDASSGSEVSVNVDDVGETSEIRRASFLQSKHVIVPVPEPQPISYYQHLLQSHLQDKFMCAQEGWAQKKDEQRLDDIYTELYITAGGDVHINTQHEVRQIETVVKPAGTEKPIKPSDMFKLPSGRYKPIRTVLTSGIAGIGKTFLVHKFVLDWAEGRANQDVHLIFPFSFRQLNLWKGETLCLAELIHECIRETRDINIEALNHIFTTLQSSGNTNYDKSKFKLLFVLDGLDESRLHLDCSTSENQAINFDVTSSTSVDVLLTKLIKKKLLPSARLWITTRPAAANQIHSDFVDMGTEVRGFTDPQKEEYFRKRFRDEEKASRIISHIKTSRTLHIMCYIPVFCWITATVLEDVLKTREAGELPKTLTEMYSEFLVFQIHQTKEKYDQNKCTQYIKSLAKLAFSQLEKGNLIFYEKDLKESGINISGAAVCSGVFTEIFKEERGRKKDEGKMFSFVHLSVQEFLAAFYVERAVINKNKNMMCEPGQSFVKHVRMVFSKRSMTEVHIFAIDKALQSPNGHLDLFLRFLLGLSLQTNQTVLRELMKNKRSSETNQETVEYIKKKISENLSPERSINLFHCLNELNDRSLVEEIQQYLSSEGLSTDKLCPAQWSALVFISLSSENDLDVFDLKKYSASEEALLRLLPVVKASYKALLRGCNLSERSCEALSSVLSSKSCSVRELDMSNNKLKDSGVKMLSAALESPNCALEILRLSQSRLTEKCCQELSSALSSESSRLRELDLSNNKLQDSGVKLLSAALESPHCTLDTLRLSGCTLSERSCESLSSVLSSQSSNLRELDLSNNDLQDSGVKLLAAGLESPHCTLVGSYQTHKEMLSGVCISFKLSVL, from the exons ATGATGGCAGAGGACCTTTTGAACGCTCTGGAGGATTTGAGAGACGATGAATTCAAGGACTTCATCTGGCATCTGCAGCAGCCTGACATCCTGGAAAACTGTCAAACCATCAAAGTGTCCAAGCTGGAGAAAGCAGAAAGGCGGGACACAGTGGATCTGATGGTGAACACCTATAAACTTCATGGAGCTCTGAAGGTGACCAAGGAGGTTTTAAAAAAGATCAACAGGAATGATCTGGTGCAGAGTCTGTCAGACGCCAGCTCCGGCTCAGAAG TGTCAGTGAATGTCGATGATGTTGGAGAGACTTCAGAGATCAGACGGGCTTCCTTCCTTCAGAGCAAAC ATGTGATTGTTCCAGTACCAGAGCCACAACCCATCTCATATTACCAACACTTGCTTCAGTCACACCTCCAGGATAAGTTTATGTGTGCACAAGAGGGTTGGGCACAGAAGAAGGATGAGCAACGTCTTGATGATATCTACACAGAGCTGTACATCACAGCAGGGGGTGACgtacacatcaacacacagcaTGAGGTCAGGCAGATTGAGACAGTGGTGAAGCCAGCAGGAACCGAGAAACCAATTAAACCCAGTGACATGTTCAAACTCCCCTCCGGAAGATATAAACCCATAAGAACAGTGCTGACCAGTGGAATTGCAGGAATTGGGAAAACATTTCTTGTGCACAAGTTTGTGTTGGACTGGGCTGAAGGAAGAGCCAATCAAGATGTGCATCTCATTTTCCCTTTCAGCTTCCGCCAGCTGAATTTATGGAAGGGAGAAACATTGTGTTTGGCAGAGCTCATTCATGAATGCATAAGGGAAACCAGAGACATCAATATAGAAGCTCTTAATCACATTTTTACAACTCTACAGTCATCAGGAAACACCAACTATGACAAGAGCAAATTCaaacttctgtttgttttggatggACTGGATGAGAGCCGCCTTCATCTGGACTGCTCTACCAGTGAAAATCAGGCAATTAACTTTGATGTGACATCGTCGACCTCAGTggatgtgctgctgacaaagctgATCAAGAAGAAACTGCTTCCCTCTGCTCGCCTCTGGATAACCACACGAcctgcagcagccaatcagatccATTCTGATTTTGTTGACATGGGGACGGAGGTCAGAGGGTTCACTGACCCACAGAAGGAGGAGTACTTCAGGAAGAGATTCAGAGATGAGGAGAAGGCCAGCAGAATCATCTCCCACATCAAGACATCACGTACCCTCCACATCATGTGCTACATCCCAgtcttctgctggatcactGCCACAGTTCTGGAGGATGTGTTGAAAACCAGAGAGGCAGGAGAGCTGCCCAAGACCCTGACTGAGATGTATTCAGAATTCTTGGTCTTTCAGATTCATCAGACAAAAGAGAAGTATGACCAAAACAAGTGTACTCAGTACATTAAGTCATTAGCAAAACTAGCTTTCAGCCAGTTGGAAAAGGGCAACCTGATCTTCTACGAGAAAGATCTCAAAGAGAGTGGCATTAATATCAGCGGAGCTGCGGTGTGCTCAGGAGTGTTCACAGAGATCTTCAAAGAGGAACGTGGGAGGAAGAAGGATGAAGGCAAGATGTTCAGCTTCGTCCATCTCAGTGTTCAGGAGTTTTTAGCGGCTTTCTATGTAGAGAGGGCCGTcattaacaaaaacaagaatatgaTGTGCGAGCCAGGGCAAAGTTTTGTCAAACATGTGCGGATGGTTTTCAGCAAAAGATCTATGACAGAGGTCCACATATTTGCTATTGACAAGGCCTTGCAGAGTCCAAATGGACACCTGGACCTGTTTCTCCGATTCCTCCTGGGTCTTTCTCTGCAGACCAATCAGACTGTCCTACGAGaactaatgaaaaataaaagaagctcAGAGACCAATCAGGAAACAGTCGAGTACATCAAGAAGAAGATCAGTGAGAATCTGTCTCCAGAGAGAAGCATCAATCTGTTTCACTGTCTGAATGAACTGAATGATCGTTCTCTGGTGGAGGAGATCCAACAGTACCTGAGTTCAGAAGGTCTTTCCACAGATAAACTGTGTCCTGCTCAGTGGTCAGCTCTGGTGTTCATCTCACTGTCATCAGAAAACGATCTGGATGTGTTTGAcctgaagaaatactctgcttcGGAGGAGGCTCTTCTGAGGCTGCTGCCAGTGGTCAAAGCCTCCTACAAAGCTCT GCTGAGAGGCTGTAATCTGtcagagagaagctgtgaaGCTCTTTCTTCAGTTCTAAGCTCCAAGTCCTGTAGTGTGAGAGAGCTGGACATGAGTAACAACAAACTGAAGGATTCAGGAGTGAAGATGCTCTCTGCTGCACTGGAGAGCCCAAACTGTGCACTGGAGATTCTCAG GTTGAGTCAATCCAGGCTTACAGAGAAATGCTGTCAGGAGCTTTCATCAGCTCTCAGCTCTGAGTCTTCTCGTCTGAGAGAGTTGGACCTGAGTAACAACAAACTGCAGGATTCAGGAGTTAAGTTGCTCTCTGCTGCACTGGAGAGTCCACACTGTACCCTGGACACTCTCAG GCTAAGTGGCTGTACTCTGtcagagagaagctgtgaaTCTCTGTCATCAGTTCTCAGCTCCCAGTCCTCTAAtttgagagagctggacctgagtaACAACGACCTGCAGGATTCAGGAGTGAAACTGCTCGCTGCTGGATTGGAGAGTCCACACTGTACATTG GTTGGGTCATACCAGACTCACAAAGAAATGCTGTCAGGAGTTTGTATCAGTTTTAAGCTCTCGGTCCTCTAG